One segment of Salvia splendens isolate huo1 chromosome 20, SspV2, whole genome shotgun sequence DNA contains the following:
- the LOC121782589 gene encoding protein IQ-DOMAIN 1-like isoform X1, with protein sequence MGRKMGWLHTVKKVMSCGSGQTSRKKNKKPGDWGKEVLYLDLYNAENTAVVPASQSPVEEVKLTEADIAQSRHAYSVALATAAAAEAAVAAAHAAAEVVRLTSAPRGSGKTSDEIAAIKIQSAFRGLLARRALKALRGHARLKSLIEGQAVKRQATSTLKYMQMLGCMQSEVRAWRARKSEENLSIQHQIQQKHESEVHKRRASIGEDWDDSMQSKEQIQARLHHRQEAAIRRERALAYAYTHQQQTWKASLNSANQTFMDPNNPHWGWSWLERWTATRPHEKGNATSKEPNSDHKQSWPPSRQSPSTPKSKITPSSKIRARETNGTDDDLKSNRSGQSYRYRRHSIAGSSVRDDDSITSSQATVRGYMASTESTRAKSRMASPVQGERGRTPEKVAGRSAKKRLSFSGSPAEPRRHSGPPRVDISPIKDITTVS encoded by the exons ATGGGAAGGAAAATGGGATGGCTTCATACAGTGAAGAAAGTAATGAGCTGTGGATCAGGGCAGACTAGCAGAAAG AAGAATAAAAAACCTGGAGATTGGGGGAAAGAAGTGCTGTATTTGGATTTgtacaatgcagaaaacacagcAGTGGTTCCTGCTTCTCAATCTccggtggaggaggtgaagcTAACGGAAGCCGATATTGCACAGAGTAGGCATGCTTATTCTGTTGCTCTTGCTACTGCTGCAGCTGCTGAGGCCGCAGTTGCTGCTGCTCACGCTGCTGCTGAGGTTGTCCGGCTCACATCTGCCCCCCGTGGCTCGGGTAAAACCAGTGATGAGATAGCTGCTATCAAGATTCAGTCAGCTTTTCGTGGTCTTTTG GCGAGGAGAGCGTTGAAGGCGTTGAGAGGGCACGCGAGGCTAAAGTCATTGATAGAGGGGCAAGCAGTGAAGCGCCAAGCAACGAGCACCTTAAAATATATGCAAATGCTGGGCTGTATGCAATCAGAGGTTCGAGCATGGAGAGCCAGAAAGTCTGAGGAGAACTTGTCCATTCAGCATCAGATCCAGCAAAAACACGAAAGCGAGGTTCACAAGAGGAGAGCATCG ATTGGAGAGGATTGGGATGATAGCATGCAGTCGAAAGAGCAGATCCAAGCCAGGTTACACCACCGGCAAGAAGCTGCGATAAGAAGGGAGCGCGCTCTAGCTTATGCATATACTCATCAG CAGCAAACATGGAAGGCCTCTTTAAACAGTGCTAATCAAACATTCATGGATCCAAACAATCCTCATTGGGGTTGGAGTTGGCTAGAGCGATGGACGGCTACTCGTCCACACGAAAAAGGGAATGCAACGAGTAAAGAACCGAACAGTGACCATAAACAAAGCTGGCCTCCCAGCAGGCAGTCGCCCTCTACTCCCAAGTCGAAAATCACACCATCTTCTAAGATTAGGGCAAGGGAAACTAATGGCACGGATGATGACTTGAAAAGCAACAGAAGTGGTCAATCTTACAGATATCGGAGGCACAGCATTGCTGGCTCGTCCGTGAGGGATGATGATAGCATAACGAGCTCACAAGCCACGGTTCGTGGCTACATGGCTTCAACAGAGTCGACAAGGGCTAAGTCGCGGATGGCTAGCCCGGTCCAAGGGGAGAGAGGCCGGACGCCTGAGAAGGTAGCTGGCAGATCTGCAAAGAAACGGTTGTCCTTCTCAGGCTCCCCGGCCGAACCGAGGAGGCACTCGGGCCCACCGAGGGTTGATATTAGCCCTATCAAGGACATTACTACAGTCTCATAG
- the LOC121782589 gene encoding protein IQ-DOMAIN 1-like isoform X3: MGRKMGWLHTVKKVMSCGSGQTSRKNKKPGDWGKEVLYLDLYNAENTAVVPASQSPVEEVKLTEADIAQSRHAYSVALATAAAAEAAVAAAHAAAEVVRLTSAPRGSGKTSDEIAAIKIQSAFRGLLARRALKALRGHARLKSLIEGQAVKRQATSTLKYMQMLGCMQSEVRAWRARKSEENLSIQHQIQQKHESEVHKRRASIGEDWDDSMQSKEQIQARLHHRQEAAIRRERALAYAYTHQQQTWKASLNSANQTFMDPNNPHWGWSWLERWTATRPHEKGNATSKEPNSDHKQSWPPSRQSPSTPKSKITPSSKIRARETNGTDDDLKSNRSGQSYRYRRHSIAGSSVRDDDSITSSQATVRGYMASTESTRAKSRMASPVQGERGRTPEKVAGRSAKKRLSFSGSPAEPRRHSGPPRVDISPIKDITTVS, translated from the exons ATGGGAAGGAAAATGGGATGGCTTCATACAGTGAAGAAAGTAATGAGCTGTGGATCAGGGCAGACTAGCAGAAAG AATAAAAAACCTGGAGATTGGGGGAAAGAAGTGCTGTATTTGGATTTgtacaatgcagaaaacacagcAGTGGTTCCTGCTTCTCAATCTccggtggaggaggtgaagcTAACGGAAGCCGATATTGCACAGAGTAGGCATGCTTATTCTGTTGCTCTTGCTACTGCTGCAGCTGCTGAGGCCGCAGTTGCTGCTGCTCACGCTGCTGCTGAGGTTGTCCGGCTCACATCTGCCCCCCGTGGCTCGGGTAAAACCAGTGATGAGATAGCTGCTATCAAGATTCAGTCAGCTTTTCGTGGTCTTTTG GCGAGGAGAGCGTTGAAGGCGTTGAGAGGGCACGCGAGGCTAAAGTCATTGATAGAGGGGCAAGCAGTGAAGCGCCAAGCAACGAGCACCTTAAAATATATGCAAATGCTGGGCTGTATGCAATCAGAGGTTCGAGCATGGAGAGCCAGAAAGTCTGAGGAGAACTTGTCCATTCAGCATCAGATCCAGCAAAAACACGAAAGCGAGGTTCACAAGAGGAGAGCATCG ATTGGAGAGGATTGGGATGATAGCATGCAGTCGAAAGAGCAGATCCAAGCCAGGTTACACCACCGGCAAGAAGCTGCGATAAGAAGGGAGCGCGCTCTAGCTTATGCATATACTCATCAG CAGCAAACATGGAAGGCCTCTTTAAACAGTGCTAATCAAACATTCATGGATCCAAACAATCCTCATTGGGGTTGGAGTTGGCTAGAGCGATGGACGGCTACTCGTCCACACGAAAAAGGGAATGCAACGAGTAAAGAACCGAACAGTGACCATAAACAAAGCTGGCCTCCCAGCAGGCAGTCGCCCTCTACTCCCAAGTCGAAAATCACACCATCTTCTAAGATTAGGGCAAGGGAAACTAATGGCACGGATGATGACTTGAAAAGCAACAGAAGTGGTCAATCTTACAGATATCGGAGGCACAGCATTGCTGGCTCGTCCGTGAGGGATGATGATAGCATAACGAGCTCACAAGCCACGGTTCGTGGCTACATGGCTTCAACAGAGTCGACAAGGGCTAAGTCGCGGATGGCTAGCCCGGTCCAAGGGGAGAGAGGCCGGACGCCTGAGAAGGTAGCTGGCAGATCTGCAAAGAAACGGTTGTCCTTCTCAGGCTCCCCGGCCGAACCGAGGAGGCACTCGGGCCCACCGAGGGTTGATATTAGCCCTATCAAGGACATTACTACAGTCTCATAG
- the LOC121782589 gene encoding protein IQ-DOMAIN 1-like isoform X2 encodes MGRKMGWLHTVKKVMSCGSGQTSRKKNKKPGDWGKEVLYLDLYNAENTAVVPASQSPVEEVKLTEADIAQSRHAYSVALATAAAAEAAVAAAHAAAEVVRLTSAPRGSGKTSDEIAAIKIQSAFRGLLARRALKALRGHARLKSLIEGQAVKRQATSTLKYMQMLGCMQSEVRAWRARKSEENLSIQHQIQQKHESEVHKRRASIGEDWDDSMQSKEQIQARLHHRQEAAIRRERALAYAYTHQQTWKASLNSANQTFMDPNNPHWGWSWLERWTATRPHEKGNATSKEPNSDHKQSWPPSRQSPSTPKSKITPSSKIRARETNGTDDDLKSNRSGQSYRYRRHSIAGSSVRDDDSITSSQATVRGYMASTESTRAKSRMASPVQGERGRTPEKVAGRSAKKRLSFSGSPAEPRRHSGPPRVDISPIKDITTVS; translated from the exons ATGGGAAGGAAAATGGGATGGCTTCATACAGTGAAGAAAGTAATGAGCTGTGGATCAGGGCAGACTAGCAGAAAG AAGAATAAAAAACCTGGAGATTGGGGGAAAGAAGTGCTGTATTTGGATTTgtacaatgcagaaaacacagcAGTGGTTCCTGCTTCTCAATCTccggtggaggaggtgaagcTAACGGAAGCCGATATTGCACAGAGTAGGCATGCTTATTCTGTTGCTCTTGCTACTGCTGCAGCTGCTGAGGCCGCAGTTGCTGCTGCTCACGCTGCTGCTGAGGTTGTCCGGCTCACATCTGCCCCCCGTGGCTCGGGTAAAACCAGTGATGAGATAGCTGCTATCAAGATTCAGTCAGCTTTTCGTGGTCTTTTG GCGAGGAGAGCGTTGAAGGCGTTGAGAGGGCACGCGAGGCTAAAGTCATTGATAGAGGGGCAAGCAGTGAAGCGCCAAGCAACGAGCACCTTAAAATATATGCAAATGCTGGGCTGTATGCAATCAGAGGTTCGAGCATGGAGAGCCAGAAAGTCTGAGGAGAACTTGTCCATTCAGCATCAGATCCAGCAAAAACACGAAAGCGAGGTTCACAAGAGGAGAGCATCG ATTGGAGAGGATTGGGATGATAGCATGCAGTCGAAAGAGCAGATCCAAGCCAGGTTACACCACCGGCAAGAAGCTGCGATAAGAAGGGAGCGCGCTCTAGCTTATGCATATACTCATCAG CAAACATGGAAGGCCTCTTTAAACAGTGCTAATCAAACATTCATGGATCCAAACAATCCTCATTGGGGTTGGAGTTGGCTAGAGCGATGGACGGCTACTCGTCCACACGAAAAAGGGAATGCAACGAGTAAAGAACCGAACAGTGACCATAAACAAAGCTGGCCTCCCAGCAGGCAGTCGCCCTCTACTCCCAAGTCGAAAATCACACCATCTTCTAAGATTAGGGCAAGGGAAACTAATGGCACGGATGATGACTTGAAAAGCAACAGAAGTGGTCAATCTTACAGATATCGGAGGCACAGCATTGCTGGCTCGTCCGTGAGGGATGATGATAGCATAACGAGCTCACAAGCCACGGTTCGTGGCTACATGGCTTCAACAGAGTCGACAAGGGCTAAGTCGCGGATGGCTAGCCCGGTCCAAGGGGAGAGAGGCCGGACGCCTGAGAAGGTAGCTGGCAGATCTGCAAAGAAACGGTTGTCCTTCTCAGGCTCCCCGGCCGAACCGAGGAGGCACTCGGGCCCACCGAGGGTTGATATTAGCCCTATCAAGGACATTACTACAGTCTCATAG